In Fusobacterium nucleatum, the genomic stretch GTTCTAAAAAATTGATTTAAGAAATATGTAGGTTCTCCTGTTGGTGCTGTATGTTGAGCATATAAAATTACATCAAATTCTTTTTTCTTAGCTTCCACATCTATATTATCTACAATTGATGTTTTTGCTTCAATACCCATCTTCTTTAATTGTGATAACATAACTTGCATTATTATCTTTAAATCAGGTCTACTATTGTATGTAAGTAAATTTATAGATAAAATTTTTCCATCTTTTTCTCTTAAACCATCTTTATTTAATTTCCAACCATTTTCTTCTAAAATACTATTAGCCTTGTCTAAATTATATTCAAGTTTTACATCTCCAGCAAAAGAAAAATATTGTGCAAAAAGCCCATTAGCAACTCTTCCACCTTTTAATGCTTTGATATAATCTTCTCTATCTAAACCTAAATTTATTACTTCTCTAACTGATTTGTCAGACATAATTCCAGTTGCTGTATTAAGAACACCAAAATATTGATATCCTGCATCTATTGTTTCTACAATTTTACCTTCATCTTTTAATTCACTAGCTATTTCAGGAGTTATACCAAAAGCCATATCTAATTCTCCTGATTCATAAGCCAATTTCATAGAAGCCATATCACTTATAGCTTTTATTATTACTTCTCCTCTTTTTTCAGAATTTTCATAATATTGATTTGGTTCTAAAGTCAAAGAAACTTCAGGTTCTAAATTTTTTATTACATAAGGTCCTGTAAAAATATATCCATTATCACCCTTTTTGAATATTATATTTGTCCATTCTGTCAAAAGAGATTTTAAATTTTGTGTTTCTCTTTCAACTGTAACATTTACAGTATAATCATCTACTTTTTCAAACTTTACCTTTCCTGCTGTTGCATTAGATAGAGGATTTTCTTCCATAACTGTATTCATTGCCCAAGCTAATGCTTCTGCATTAACCTCAGTTCCATCAGAAAATTTTACACCTTTTTTTAATTTTAATACCCAATTTAATTTATCTGTTCTTTCAACATCTTCTACATATCTTGAAACTAAGTTCCCATTTCTATCAACTGAAAATACTGTTTCACTTAGTCCATGTGTTGTTAAAGACCAAGGTGTCCCTCCAACTGTTGGCTCTATTGCTCCAACTACAAAAGTTTGCCCTATCACTATTGGTTTATCTTCTGTTACAACTTTTTCCTCTTTTTTTTCTCCACAAGCTACAAAAAATATAACTAATAACAATGAGCATAGCAAAAATCTTATTATTTTTTTCATATTTCCTCCCTATAAAAAGTTTGTTTTATAAATCTCTAAACTTAGTATAACACTTTTGATAGAAAATACAAAATAATTAATATGCTAAACTTTTTTAAAAATTTTTTCTTTTATAGATTATATATATAATATACATAATAGCAGTTATTATCCAAGAAACAATAAAACCATATAGTACCATAAAAAATGTTGGATTTAAAGGCACTATAAAAAATATCCACAAAACTCTGCAAATACAAATTCCAAAGATATTTATTATCATAGGATTAAAAGTATCTCCTATTCCTCTTATAGCACCAGATAAAATATCTCCAATAACATATACAAAATATAAAGGAGCTATTAGATGTATAACTTGTGAAGTCAAATCAACTATATTTTTATCGTCTATTAAAAAGTGTGCCAAAGGCTTATTATAGAGATAAAGTATGGAACTAATTACAAAAATTACTACCATAGACATAAATAAAGCTACTTTTATCCCATCTCTTGCCCTCTGATGTTTTTTGGCTCCATAATTTTGTGCAACAAATGTTGAAATTGCAATAGAAAAAGCATCTGAAACTGTCCATATCAAAAAATCTAATTTCCCTGATATCGCCCAAGCTGCAATACTATTTACACCAAAAGTATTTATACTACTTTGTATTATTGTATTAGATATTGGATAAAGAACTGATTGAACTCCAATAGGTAACCCCAATCTAAAAATTTCTTTTATATATTTTTTATAAAAATGAATTTTATTTATATATATTTTACAATCTAATTTTGTTCTAAGTAATATTATAAAAATCAAAATAGCACTTACTATCTGTGATATTAAGGTTGCCATTCCAACTCCAATAACTCCTAAATTAAATACTATAACTAAAATTAAATCTAAAATTATATTTAAAATATTAGATACAATTAAAATATAGAATGGTGTTTTTGAATCTCCTAAGGCTCTTAAAATTCCAGAACCTATGTTATATGTCATAGAAGCTACTATCCCGCTAAAACAAATAATAGTGTAAATTTGTGCTTGATAAAGTATTTCTTCTGGTACTTTAATTAGTTTAATAAAAAATGGTGAGGAT encodes the following:
- a CDS encoding MATE family efflux transporter; the encoded protein is MDISLKNNNLTEGKIWKVMLNFVLPIFLGTLFQSLYSTIDAIIVGRFAGKEALAAIESVLNFHRLPVSFFVGLSSGATIIISQYFGANKKDEVSKASHTAILFAMLGGLLLSIISCISSPFFIKLIKVPEEILYQAQIYTIICFSGIVASMTYNIGSGILRALGDSKTPFYILIVSNILNIILDLILVIVFNLGVIGVGMATLISQIVSAILIFIILLRTKLDCKIYINKIHFYKKYIKEIFRLGLPIGVQSVLYPISNTIIQSSINTFGVNSIAAWAISGKLDFLIWTVSDAFSIAISTFVAQNYGAKKHQRARDGIKVALFMSMVVIFVISSILYLYNKPLAHFLIDDKNIVDLTSQVIHLIAPLYFVYVIGDILSGAIRGIGDTFNPMIINIFGICICRVLWIFFIVPLNPTFFMVLYGFIVSWIITAIMYIIYIIYKRKNF
- a CDS encoding ABC transporter substrate-binding protein, whose translation is MKKIIRFLLCSLLLVIFFVACGEKKEEKVVTEDKPIVIGQTFVVGAIEPTVGGTPWSLTTHGLSETVFSVDRNGNLVSRYVEDVERTDKLNWVLKLKKGVKFSDGTEVNAEALAWAMNTVMEENPLSNATAGKVKFEKVDDYTVNVTVERETQNLKSLLTEWTNIIFKKGDNGYIFTGPYVIKNLEPEVSLTLEPNQYYENSEKRGEVIIKAISDMASMKLAYESGELDMAFGITPEIASELKDEGKIVETIDAGYQYFGVLNTATGIMSDKSVREVINLGLDREDYIKALKGGRVANGLFAQYFSFAGDVKLEYNLDKANSILEENGWKLNKDGLREKDGKILSINLLTYNSRPDLKIIMQVMLSQLKKMGIEAKTSIVDNIDVEAKKKEFDVILYAQHTAPTGEPTYFLNQFFRTDGSKNMMSYSSKEVDELLNKMGTLPFGDELIKTAKQIQEVIYKDLPVLYLVDPEWNVALSERLKDYKPYCGDYYIVNSELYK